The DNA region AGGAGTACGAGAAGCAGGACGCGACCGCCAAGGGCGACGCGATCACGTACCCCGAGTACAGCCAGGTCGCCGGCACGGTCGCCGGTACCGGCCCGTACAAGATCACGAAGTGGAACAAGGGCAACAAGGAAGTCTCCCTCGAGCGCTTCGACGGCTACTGGGGCGACAAGGCCAAGGTGAAGAACCTGGTCTTCCGCACGATCGACACCGAGGCGGGCCGCCGTCAGGCGCTCCAGGCCGGTGACATCGACGGATACGACCTGGTCGCGCCCGCGGACGTCAAGACGCTGGAGAAGGCGGGCTACGAGGTCCCCACGCGTGACGTCTTCAACATCTTCTACGTGGGCATGACGCAGTCCAGGAACAAGGCACTGCAGAAGCCCGAGGTGCGCCAGGCCGTCGCGCACGCCATCGACCGCGAGAACATCGTCAGCACCCAGCTGCCCGAGGGCGGCAAGGTCGCCACGCAGTTCATGCCCGACACCGTCGCCGGCTACTCGGACAAGGTGAAGCAGTACGCCTTCGACACGGACAAGGCGAAGCAGCTGCTCAAGAAGGCGGGCGAGAGCAAGCTGTCGCTCGAGTTCTGCTACCCGACCGAGGTCACCCGGCCCTACATGCCCGCGCCGCAGGACATGTTCGAGCTGATGAAGGCGGACCTGGAGAAGGCCGGCATCACCGTCGTCCCGAAGGCCATGAAGTGGGCGCCCGACTACCTGGACGCCGCCGAGTCCGGCTCCTGCGCCCTGCACATGTTCGGCTGGACCGGTGACTTCAACGACGGCTACAACTTCATCGGCACCTGGTTCGCCGGCTTCGACAAGCAGTGGGGCTTCAAGAACACCAAGGTCTTCGACTCGGTGAACGCCGCGTCGAAGGAGACCGACCCCGCCGCCCGCGTCGAGGCCTACAAGAAGGCCAACGAGACCATCATGGAGTTCCTGCCGGGTCTCCCGATCTCGTCCTCGCCGCCCGCCATCGCGTTCGCCAAGAACGTCAACCCGCCGAAGGTCTCCCCGCTGACGCAGGAAGTCTTCGCCGAGGCGTCGTTCAAGTAACCGCACATCAGCGGGTTCGCCCGGCCACAGCTCCCACGGTGGCCGGGCGGACCCGCTTTTCACCATGGAGAAAGGGGCATGCGGGGTGCTGCGACTCGTCGTACGAAGACTGCTACAGCTCATACCCACCCTGCTCGGCCTGTCGGTTCTGCTCTTCCTGTGGCTGAACCGGCTGCCCGGCGGACCCGCCTCAGCGATCCTGGGCGAGCGGGCGACCGAAGCCGAAGTGGCCCGTATCAACCGGGCCCTGGGACTCGACGAGCCCGTCTACGTCCAGTACTGGCGCTTCCTCAAGCGCATCGCCGAACTGGACCTCGGTACTTCCACCCAGACCGGCCAGCCGGTGTGGGACGAGTTCGCCACGCGCTTCCCGGCCACGGTCGAACTCAGCGTTCTCGCCATCCTGCTCGCCGTCGTCATCGGCATCCCGCTCGGCTACCTGGCGGCGAAGCGGCGCGGCGGCTGGATCGATGTGGCGGCGGTCTCCGGGTCGCTGATCGGTATCTGCATCCCGGTGTTCTTCCTCGCCCTGATCCTCAAGGGTGTCTTCGCCGTCCAGCTGCACATGTTCCCGAGCTACGGGCGCATGGCCACCGGTATGAACGCCACCGACGTCACCGGGTTCGCCGTACTGGACGGCCTGCTGACCGGGGAGTTCGACGCCAGTCTGGACGCGCTGCACCACCTGGTCCTGCCCGCGATCGCCCTCGCCTCGATCCCCCTCGCCGTCATCGTGCGCATGACCCGGGCCAGCGTGCTGGAGGTACTCGGCGAGGACTACGTCCGCACCGCCGAGTCCAAGGGCCTCGACAAACAGGTGATCCGCGGCCGCCACGTCCTGCGCAACGCGCTGCTGCCGGTGGTCACCGCGGTCGGTCTGCTGACCGGGAGCCTGCTCTCCGGAGCGGTGCTGACCGAGTCGGTCTTCTCCTTCAACGGCATCGGCAACTTCATCCGTACCTCGATCGACGCCCGTGACTATCCGGTGCTCGTCGGATTCATCCTGTTCATCGCGATGGTGTACGTGCTCATCAACCTCCTGGTCGACCTCGCGTACAGCCTTATCGACCCGAGAGTGCGGGTGCACTGACGTGACGATCATGACGAAGAAGGCGGACAAGATCGATCGGCTCGCCGAGCTGATGCAGATGTCCGAGGCCACCAGCGGCGCGAGCCTGTGGCGAGAGGCACTGCGCCGGCTCAGGGCCAGCAAGATGGCGGTCATCGGCGCGGTCATCATCGCGTTGTTCGTCCTGCTCGCGCTGGTGGGCCCGTGGATCGCGCCGCACAGTCCGACCGCCCAGACATGGCGCGGCGAGGTGTTCGCCAACCAGGGCAAGTTCGTCGGCATGCGCGGCGGGAACTGGTTCGGTCTGGACCACCTGGGCCGGGACATGTTCTCCCGGTTCCTGGTCGGTGCCCGGCAGACCCTGCTGGTCGGCGTGGTGTCCATGCTCATCGGTCTGGTCGTCGGAGCGGTCATCGGCGTCCTGTCCGGTGCCGCGGCGACGCTCGGCGGCAGGGCGGGACAGCGCGTCGACACGGTGATCATGCGTTTCACCGACATCATGCTCTCGCTGCCGTCTCTGCTGCTGGCGGTCTCGATCGCCGCGGTGATGGGCCAGTCGCTGACCACCGTGATGATCGCGGTCGGTGTCGTGCAGATCCCCGTCTTCGCACGGCTGCTGCGCGGCTCGATGCTGGTGCAGGGCGGAGCCGACTACGTCCTGGCGGCCAAGGCGCTCGGTATCCCCAAGAAGCGGATCATCTTCACCCAGATCCTCCCGAACTCGCTCAGCCCGGTGATCGTCCAGGCGACGCTCAGCCTGGCCACCGCGATCATCGAGGCCGCAGCGCTGTCCTACCTGGGCCTCGGCAGCCCGGACCCGGCCATTCCCGAATGGGGGGTCATGCTCGCCCAGGCCGAACGGTTCTTCGACAACGAGCCCATGATGGCGGCCTACCCGGCCATCGGCATCATCATCACCGCCCTCGGCTTCACCCTGCTCGGCGAGGCCACGCGCGAAGCCCTCGACCCGAAGCTGCGAGGCTGAAGCCCCATGGCACTGCTCTCTGTTGAAGAACTCAGCGTCACCTTCACCGCCAAGGGCCGCAAGGACTCCGTGGCCGTCGACGGTGTCTCCTTCGACGTGGACCAAGGTCAGGTCGTGGGGCTCGTCGGTGAGTCCGGCTGCGGCAAGTCCGTGACCTCGCTCGCCCTGATGGGGCTCCTGCCGGGCAAGGGGGTGAGGGTCGGCGGACGGGCCGTCTTCGACGGCCGGGACCTTCTCTCGATGAGTCAGCGCAAGCTCCGCGACATGCGGGGCAGCCAGCTCGCGATGATCTTCCAGGACCCGCTCTCCTCGCTGAACCCGGTGGTCCCCATCGGCATCCAGGTCACCGAGATCCTCCAGCGGCACCGCGGCCTGAAGGGCGAGGCGGCCCGCACGGAGGCCGCCCACCTCCTGGACCGGGTCGGTATCCCCGACCCGCGCCGACGGCTGAAGGAGTACCCCCACCAGCTGTCCGGGGGTATGCGCCAGCGTGCGCTCATCGCCATGGCGGTGGCCTGCGCCCCCCGGCTGCTCATCGCCGACGAGCCCACCACCGCGCTCGACGTGACCATCCAGGCCCAGATCCTGGAACTCCTCAAGGAGCTCGTGGACCAGGAGGGCACCGCCCTGCTGATGATCACGCACGACCTGGGTGTGGTGGCCGGTCTCTGCGACGAGGTCAACGTGCTCTACGCGGGACGCGCGGTGGAGACCGCCGGCCGGCGCGAGCTGTTCGCCGCGCCGACGCACCCGTACGCCCACGGACTGCTCGGCTCCATCCCGCGTCTGGACGCACCGCGCGGGGAGCCGCTCCAGCCGATCCGGGGTTCGATCAACGACAAGATCGCCTGGGCCGACGGCTGCGCCTTCGCGCCGCGCTGCGACTTCTACACCATGGAGTGCCTGACCGGCACTCCCGAACTGACCGAACCACGCACGGCCGGACACCAGGTGCGCTGTGTCAACCCGGTCCTGCCCAAGGCGGAGGTATCGGCATGAGCCTGCTCGAACTCGACGACGTCAAGGTTCACTTCCCCGTCAAGAAGGGCATCCTGTTCGACCGGACGGTCGGGCACGTGTACGCCGTGGACGGCATCTCGCTGAGCGTCGAGGCCGGCCAGACGTACGGGCTCGTGGGCGAGTCGGGGTGCGGTAAGACGACGCTGGGCCGGGCCGTCCTGCGGCTGGTGGACATCACCGGCGGCGGGGTCGTCTTCGACGGCACGGACCTCGCCAAGCTGCCCGACGAGAAGATGCGGCAGTACCGCCGCAGGCTCCAGATGGTCTTCCAGGACCCGCTCGGCAGCCTCAACCCGCGCCAGAACATCGAGTCGATCCTGTCCGAGGGCATGGCCGCCCACGGGATCGGCACGGACCGGGCGGACCGCCGGGAGAAGATCAAGGCGATCCTCGCGAGGGTCGGCCTGCCGACGAACTCGCTCTCCCGCTATCCGCACGAGTTCTCCGGCGGGCAGCGCCAGCGCATCGGTATCGCCCGGGCCCTGGTGCTCGAACCCGACGTGATCATCTGCGACGAGCCGGTCTCGGCGCTCGACGTGTCGATCCAGGCGCAGGTCATCAACCTGCTGGAGGAGTTGCAGGAGTCGCTCGGGCTCACGTATCTCGTCATCGCCCACGACCTCGCCGTCGTCCGGCACATCTCGGACGTCATCGGGGTCATGTACCTGGGCTCCCTGGTCGAGGAGGCGCCCAGCGACGCGCTGTACGCCGCGCCGATGCACCCGTACACCAAGGCCCTCATGTCCGCGGTCCCCGTACCCGACCCGGAGGTCGAGGACCGGCGGGAGCGGATCCTGCTCCAGGGCGACCTGCCCTCGCCGGCCGATCCGCCGAGCGGATGCCGGTTCCACACCCGCTGCCCGTGGGCGCAGGAGAAGTGCGCGGTCGAGCGCCCGGTCCTGACGGACCTGGGTGACGGGCACAAGGTGGCCTGCCACTTCGCGGCCGAGATCGAGGCCGGGACCGTGGGGCTGACCCGGGCGACGGGCATCGAGGCGGTCGTGGGGACGCAGACGGAGGCGGACGCGGCCGGCGCCGCCGTCAGCGGCGGCGGCACCGGGGCGGCGGCCGAGCCCTCCGCCGCGGACGGAACCGGTACCACCTGACAGACCGGGTCGCCGTCGGGGGCACCGGACGTTGTAGAACTGTCCGGTGCTCAACGAACTCTTCAACCCCTCCGTCCAGCACGCGCTCGACATCGTCGGGATCTTCGTCTTCGCGATCTCGGGCGCGCTCCTCGCCGTACGCAAGAACTTCGACGTCTTCGGCATCGTGGTCCTCGCCGAGGTGACGGCGCTGGGCGGAGGGATCTTCCGTGACGTGATCATCGGGGCGATTCCCCCGGCCGCCTTCACGGACCTCGGCTACTTCACCACCCCGCTGCTCGCCGCCGTGCTGGTGTTCTTCCTGCACCCGCACGTCGAACGCATCCAGGTCGCCGTCAACGTCTTCGACGCGGCCGGACTGGGCCTCTTCTGCGTCGTCGGCACGGTCAAGGCGTACGACTACGGGCTCGGTCTCACCTCGTCCGCCACCCTGGGGCTGGCCACCGCGGTCGGCGGCGGCGTCCTGCGCGACGTGCTGGCCAACGAGGTGCCGTCGCTCCTGCGCTGGGACCGCGACCTCTACGCCGTGCCCGCGATCGTCGGCTCGGTGCTGGTCGCCCTCTGCATCCGGTTCGACACGCTCAACGCCTACACCAGCGCCGTCGCGGTGGTCACCGCCTTCGTACTCCGCCTGCTCGCCCTGCGCTTCCACTGGCGGGCCCCGCGCGCCTACAACCGGCGCTCGTCCCAGGCGGAGGAGAACCCGGGCGGCATCTGACCGAAACAAAAAGCTACCGCTCAGTAATGTAATCGGTGTACGGTGCGGACATGGCACAGGCAGCAGCTCAGGCGCGGCGGACCGCGCAGGCGACCATCGGTGACAGCGAGTTCGACCGCGACACGGCGGTCACCCTCCGCGAAGAGGGCGTCTACGACGCCGAACTCTCCGCGGGCTGGACGATCATCCACGCCGTCAACGGCGGCTACCTTCTGGCGATGCTGGGCCGCGCACTGGGCGAGGCGCTCGAGCACTCCGACCCCTTCTCCGTCTCCGCGCACTACCTCACGGCCTCCGTGCCC from Streptomyces sp. NBC_01754 includes:
- a CDS encoding ABC transporter permease encodes the protein MLRLVVRRLLQLIPTLLGLSVLLFLWLNRLPGGPASAILGERATEAEVARINRALGLDEPVYVQYWRFLKRIAELDLGTSTQTGQPVWDEFATRFPATVELSVLAILLAVVIGIPLGYLAAKRRGGWIDVAAVSGSLIGICIPVFFLALILKGVFAVQLHMFPSYGRMATGMNATDVTGFAVLDGLLTGEFDASLDALHHLVLPAIALASIPLAVIVRMTRASVLEVLGEDYVRTAESKGLDKQVIRGRHVLRNALLPVVTAVGLLTGSLLSGAVLTESVFSFNGIGNFIRTSIDARDYPVLVGFILFIAMVYVLINLLVDLAYSLIDPRVRVH
- a CDS encoding ABC transporter permease translates to MTKKADKIDRLAELMQMSEATSGASLWREALRRLRASKMAVIGAVIIALFVLLALVGPWIAPHSPTAQTWRGEVFANQGKFVGMRGGNWFGLDHLGRDMFSRFLVGARQTLLVGVVSMLIGLVVGAVIGVLSGAAATLGGRAGQRVDTVIMRFTDIMLSLPSLLLAVSIAAVMGQSLTTVMIAVGVVQIPVFARLLRGSMLVQGGADYVLAAKALGIPKKRIIFTQILPNSLSPVIVQATLSLATAIIEAAALSYLGLGSPDPAIPEWGVMLAQAERFFDNEPMMAAYPAIGIIITALGFTLLGEATREALDPKLRG
- a CDS encoding ABC transporter substrate-binding protein — translated: MRIHKSRFVRATTAAVAVALVAAGCSSERDDDAKSDTKDTFVFAGAGDPGSLDPALASDGETFRVTRQAFEALLEHERGGSKLVGGLAETWESNDAGTVWTFNLRKNVKFHDGEAFDAAAVCANYDHWFNWKGTYQSSAVSYYWQSIMGGFAKNEDAEAPKANYKSCTAKDADTAVIEVNEPSANLPGGFSLQALAIHSPKALEEYEKQDATAKGDAITYPEYSQVAGTVAGTGPYKITKWNKGNKEVSLERFDGYWGDKAKVKNLVFRTIDTEAGRRQALQAGDIDGYDLVAPADVKTLEKAGYEVPTRDVFNIFYVGMTQSRNKALQKPEVRQAVAHAIDRENIVSTQLPEGGKVATQFMPDTVAGYSDKVKQYAFDTDKAKQLLKKAGESKLSLEFCYPTEVTRPYMPAPQDMFELMKADLEKAGITVVPKAMKWAPDYLDAAESGSCALHMFGWTGDFNDGYNFIGTWFAGFDKQWGFKNTKVFDSVNAASKETDPAARVEAYKKANETIMEFLPGLPISSSPPAIAFAKNVNPPKVSPLTQEVFAEASFK
- a CDS encoding trimeric intracellular cation channel family protein; translated protein: MLNELFNPSVQHALDIVGIFVFAISGALLAVRKNFDVFGIVVLAEVTALGGGIFRDVIIGAIPPAAFTDLGYFTTPLLAAVLVFFLHPHVERIQVAVNVFDAAGLGLFCVVGTVKAYDYGLGLTSSATLGLATAVGGGVLRDVLANEVPSLLRWDRDLYAVPAIVGSVLVALCIRFDTLNAYTSAVAVVTAFVLRLLALRFHWRAPRAYNRRSSQAEENPGGI
- a CDS encoding ABC transporter ATP-binding protein, translated to MALLSVEELSVTFTAKGRKDSVAVDGVSFDVDQGQVVGLVGESGCGKSVTSLALMGLLPGKGVRVGGRAVFDGRDLLSMSQRKLRDMRGSQLAMIFQDPLSSLNPVVPIGIQVTEILQRHRGLKGEAARTEAAHLLDRVGIPDPRRRLKEYPHQLSGGMRQRALIAMAVACAPRLLIADEPTTALDVTIQAQILELLKELVDQEGTALLMITHDLGVVAGLCDEVNVLYAGRAVETAGRRELFAAPTHPYAHGLLGSIPRLDAPRGEPLQPIRGSINDKIAWADGCAFAPRCDFYTMECLTGTPELTEPRTAGHQVRCVNPVLPKAEVSA
- a CDS encoding ABC transporter ATP-binding protein, translated to MSLLELDDVKVHFPVKKGILFDRTVGHVYAVDGISLSVEAGQTYGLVGESGCGKTTLGRAVLRLVDITGGGVVFDGTDLAKLPDEKMRQYRRRLQMVFQDPLGSLNPRQNIESILSEGMAAHGIGTDRADRREKIKAILARVGLPTNSLSRYPHEFSGGQRQRIGIARALVLEPDVIICDEPVSALDVSIQAQVINLLEELQESLGLTYLVIAHDLAVVRHISDVIGVMYLGSLVEEAPSDALYAAPMHPYTKALMSAVPVPDPEVEDRRERILLQGDLPSPADPPSGCRFHTRCPWAQEKCAVERPVLTDLGDGHKVACHFAAEIEAGTVGLTRATGIEAVVGTQTEADAAGAAVSGGGTGAAAEPSAADGTGTT